One Cyclopterus lumpus isolate fCycLum1 chromosome 7, fCycLum1.pri, whole genome shotgun sequence DNA window includes the following coding sequences:
- the tpd52l2b gene encoding tpd52 like 2b isoform X3: protein MDTASQDINLNSPNKGLVVDHSDSLSDVPVEGVVEAGAVGNAANPLPPGLTEEEAEELRTELTKVEEEINTLRQVLSAKERHAADLKRKLGLSPLNELKQNFSKSWQDVQTSNAYVRTTEKLGEWNESVASLDLYLSASATLDDISRSEAYKKTQETLSQAGQKTSAALTTVGTVLSKRLGDMRNSATFKSFEDKMGNLKEMETESV from the exons ATGGACACCGCCAGTCAAG ATATCAACCTGAACTCTCCTAACAAGGGCCTTGTTGTGGATCATTCAGACAGCCTTTCCGATGTGCCGGTGGAGGGAGTGGTGGAGGCGGGGGCGGTGGGGAATGCAGCCAACCCTCTTCCGCCTGGCCtgacagaggaagaggcagaggagctCCGCACGGAGCTCACCAAG gtggaggaggagatcaaCACCCTGCGTCAGGTTTTGTCAGCCAAAGAGAGACACGCTGCAGACCTGAAGAGGAAACTTGGCCTCAGCCCGCTCAACGAACTCAAGCAGAACTTCAGCAAGAGCTGGCAAGACGTACAGACCTCCAACGC CTATGTGAGAACCACTGAGAAACTGGGCGAGTGGAATGAGAGCGTTGCCAGCTTGGATCT ATATCTGTCTGCCTCAGCCACTTTGGATGACATTTCCCGCTCTGAAGC ATACAAAAAGACTCAAGAGACTCTTTCCCAGGCGGGACAGAAGACCAGTGCAGCTTTAACCACAGTGGGCACGGTCCTCAGCAAGAGACTGGGCGACATGAG GAACTCTGCGACCTTCAAGTCGTTCGAGGATAAAATGGGGAACCTGAAG GAAATGGAAACTGAGTCGGTGTAG